The sequence below is a genomic window from Methanomicrobia archaeon.
CAACCAAAACCCGAACGCATAGGCGAGCGATAGTCGAATGACGATGAGGCTGATGAAATTGACGTACATTGGCACTTTGGTGTAGCCCGCGCCGCGCATACCGCCGGCGAGCGTGAAGAATGCACCTAACGCGGGCTCGGAGAAGCCGATAATGAAGAGGTAGAGCGCTGCCAGGCTCATAACCTCCTTATTACCCGTAAATACCAGTGCGATATAGTCAGGCAGGAGTATGAAGAGTAAACCCGCAAGGGTCATGAAGATCAGACAAAGGTAGGTAGAAGCGAGCACGACCTTCTTCGCCTGCGCCTCGTCCTTTGCGCCCAGGCACTGACCGGCAAGCGTGGTAGCCGCGATGCCAAAGGCAAACGCAGGCATATATGCAACACTCTCCGCACGCAGCCCGATCTGGAATGCGGAGTAGCCAACCGTCCCAAAGGAGAGTATCATCACGGTGAAGATGATGGACGCAACGCTCCACATCGCCATGTCAATACCCGCAGGGATGCCGATCTTGAACATCTTCTTTACGGTATCGAGCCGGTAAGTGATGTCCCTGCGGTAAACCGGATGCGTTATCAGCTTGTGGCTGGCTTGGAGCACCAGATAGACCGCAAAGGCGACGACGTATGACGTGCCAGTGGCGATGCCCGCGCCGAGCACGCCGAGTTCCGGGAAGCCGAACTTGCCGAAGATGAGCACGTAATTCATCACGACATTGTAGACGTTTGCAACGATATCAACGTACATCGGCGTTTTCGTATCGCCCGCAGCCCGTAAGATACCGTGATACACGATAATGAGCGCGACGAAGGGGTAAAAGGCGAAGATAGCCCGTATGTATCGCGTGCCTTCGGTTATGACGGCGCCGCGAGCACCGAGATAGTAGATCGCGGAGGGACCGGCGAAGATGCCGAATAGCGTTATCGGTATCGAGATCAAAATGAGCGTGATCACCGAAT
It includes:
- a CDS encoding MATE family efflux transporter, whose translation is MDRAIYKRVMTLALPALVSNILMTFQIIADTIMLGRYPPADISLSAVGLGFTLYHMFFPLTMGLVTGTIAIIARRWGESDYAEAQRVATDSVITLILISIPITLFGIFAGPSAIYYLGARGAVITEGTRYIRAIFAFYPFVALIIVYHGILRAAGDTKTPMYVDIVANVYNVVMNYVLIFGKFGFPELGVLGAGIATGTSYVVAFAVYLVLQASHKLITHPVYRRDITYRLDTVKKMFKIGIPAGIDMAMWSVASIIFTVMILSFGTVGYSAFQIGLRAESVAYMPAFAFGIAATTLAGQCLGAKDEAQAKKVVLASTYLCLIFMTLAGLLFILLPDYIALVFTGNKEVMSLAALYLFIIGFSEPALGAFFTLAGGMRGAGYTKVPMYVNFISLIVIRLSLAYAFGFWLGMGLFGIWLGMAVETFLRAIVIYVVFLKGHWMRVKV